Proteins co-encoded in one Arachis hypogaea cultivar Tifrunner chromosome 13, arahy.Tifrunner.gnm2.J5K5, whole genome shotgun sequence genomic window:
- the LOC112737766 gene encoding trihelix transcription factor ENAP2, whose protein sequence is MDSVAGATSPTTSATAAPPRPPPTSSSPFPGREDCWNEEATFTLIDAWGDRYLELNRGNLRQKHWQEVADAVNELHAGDGGAVLGGTSTTTTKRTRRTDVQCKNRIDTLKKKYKIEKARVSESGGSYQSPWPFFSRLDNLIGDTFPVKKLSPPATGRGTPPSAAKLSPLPPPAWIISHPVGPRSGTQKRTAAVPTTAPANREDSYFRRNFSAFAAAAAAAAEAKSGDSDGWRSSSDGGDGGGRRRKTGEIEMKCWEVGYRELAQAIEKFGEIYERVEASKQRQMVELEKQRMQFAKDLEYQRMQLFMETQVQFQKIKRAKRTSDSFS, encoded by the exons ATGGACTCCGTGGCCGGCGCTACGTCGCCCACCACCTCCGCAACTGCCGCTCCGCCGCGCCCGCCTCCGACGTCGTCGTCTCCGTTCCCCGGCCGAGAAGACTGCTGGAACGAGGAAGCCACCTTCACCCTCATCGACGCCTGGGGCGACCGTTACCTTGAACTCAACCGTGGTAACCTCCGTCAGAAGCACTGGCAGGAGGTCGCCGATGCCGTCAACGAACTCCACGCCGGAGACGGCGGCGCCGTCCTAGGTGGAACGTCCACTACCACAACCAAGCGAACTCGCCGGACCGATGTTCAGTGCAAGAACCGAATCGACACGCTGAAGAAGAAGTACAAGATCGAGAAGGCTAGGGTTTCCGAATCCGGCGGCAGTTACCAGAGCCCCTGGCCTTTCTTCTCCCGCCTCGACAACCTGATCGGAGATACTTTTCCGGTCAAAAAACTCTCGCCGCCGGCTACCGGCCGGGGAACCCCTCCCTCCGCCGCCAAACTCTCACCGCTTCCGCCGCCGGCGTGGATAATCTCTCACCCCGTAGGTCCCCGATCCGGAACTCAGAAACGTACGGCGGCGGTTCCGACGACGGCGCCGGCTAACCGGGAAGATTCCTACTTCCGGCGGAATTTCTCAGCCTTCGCAGCCGCAGCGGCTGCTGCAGCAGAAGCCAAGAGTGGAGATTCCGATGGCTGGAGGTCCAGCAGCGACGGCGGCGATGGTGGTGGAAGACGGAGGAAGACGGGGGAAATTGAGATGAAATGCTGGGAAGTTGGGTATAGGGAACTTGCTCAGGCGATTGAGAAGTTCGGAGAGATATATGAGAGAGTTGAAGCTTCGAAGCAGAGGCAGATGGTGGAGTTGGAGAAGCAGAGGATGCAATTTGCAAAAGATTTGGAGTACCAAAGGATGCAGCTTTTCATGGAGACGCAGGTTCAGTTTCAGAAAATCAAACGCGCAAAACGCACTTCTG ACAGTTTCTCATAG